One window of the Salvelinus alpinus chromosome 13, SLU_Salpinus.1, whole genome shotgun sequence genome contains the following:
- the LOC139537493 gene encoding uro-adherence factor A-like isoform X9: MPPRKKRENRDIDDCPRKRRRAQEEGNVVNSDSDEDEDFRPTSSSSRGESKRDKESRTRSNEMTEEEMLDLAMRLSKQEASSAALRQRQEEEAVRKAIAESLSVSADSPTHPHSESSLGSGSPTQQCQNSPPEGESSIQPPRHKLSYPNHGVADREGARGGGVHVGVAPSDRRGKKEGSPLLDMPDLSQTQKVYSQSSPLSQASISVPLPSSQEEGSSQRNLFGDRSANAIESQDYNNSTKSDSQSQLRIKSPGFPSTTASQANKPVLCLEKLSQDLLVDCQASGFLLKGHPSLTLPTKSQKSQFYQPKSPTFSNTPVFSKTERGVEPGQSSPSFPKRAMFSNSDSGEEEKEASPTVPKSLVFFKTDRGKAEEEGSPTSPKSTMISKSERGLEEKETFSGSPVFSRTDQIRDQGPQSCVERVSTTGDYEGGDRDDAVKSGDASECLPPRPRTTLSLNKRFVPIRKTAGVSDKAVDQEEREGESSQRTVNRISTPVKLATEEDLNSEELTLALETHPMQELTSNMALRWSDDDEEENGPEKSAHSPSPVFPQENDLLQPSNQGLSPNTHDHRSPQHRHSPCLVPKKRTHNFEGAACEEGESQSKCIQKKFTFKGMYGAPSPSLLRQAAGRRSQDEAKAESTSSHQPLASSSPLSPPTDGQGDGGVVCYYWGVPFCPRGQDPDAYTQVILSQLEVYEKSLKEAQRGLLKKAGWGEPVLPGPPEKPFSRRGRLERRRAPKLLEEERGGKRQEELVEVVEDDDDEEEGEKRARQRSRGGVEARGKRGRQEWKDCQDLFVSSPEQEEKSPYPVFHADTSQLILLKRRLGLRREEERLAEKQPPDLLEEREEDEKEEQMDDKEGGEKREEEERMGEEVDVGGLEVPETQLSDDSTRDLMVISPAQPQPESQSLPQIQTFLSSPRPLEQREEGMLVVGEEEGRRSSPVGIPAVGKDVRMEEDIPEPSFPRSPSMDCPMCMRLFPLTEIEMHAAYCDGTTGIMEEEMAEESHSQGLMYIQ, translated from the exons ATGCCTCCTCGGAAAAAGCGAGAGAACAGAGACATTGATGATTGTCCCAGGAAACGACGACGAGCTCAGGAAGAGGGCAATGTTGTCAACTCAGACAGCGACGAG GATGAAGACTTCAGAccgacatcatcatcatcaagagGGGAGAGCAAACGGGACAAGGAGAGTAGAACACGATCAAACG AGATGACAGAGGAGGAGATGCTGGACCTGGCCATGAGACTGAGTAAACAGGAGGCCAGCAGCGCGGCTCTCCGGCAACGACAGGAGGAAGAGGCCGTGAGGAAGGCCATCGCTGAAAGCCTCTCCGTAAGT GCAGACAGCCCTACTCATCCCCACTCAGAATCTTCGCTCGGGTCAGGGAGCCCTACCCAACAATGTCAAAATTCTCctccagagggagagagcagcataCAGCCCCCCAGGCATAAACTCTCCTACCCTAACCATGGTGTGGCTGACAGGGAGGGAGCCCGCGGTGGAGGTGTTCATGTAGGGGTGGCTCCCTCAGACAGGAGGGGGAAGAAGGAGGGAAGCCCATTACTAGATATGCCTGACCTGTCTCAGACCCAGAAGGTCTACTCCCAGTCCTCCCCCCTCAGCCAAGCTTCCATCTCAGTGCCTCTCCCATCCTCACAG GAGGAGGGGTCTTCTCAGAGGAACCTTTTCGGAGACCGCTCAGCCAATGCAATAGAATCTCAGGACTACAACAACTCCACAAAGAGTGACTCCCAGTCCCAACTCAGGATCAAGTCCCCTGGTTTCCCTTCCACTACGGCTTCCCAAGCCAACAAACCTGTCCTGTGCCTGGAGAAGCTTAGCCAGGACCTCCTAGTAGACTGTCAGGCCTCTGGGTTCCTACTAAAGGGTCATCCCAGCTTAACACTTCCCACAAAGTCCCAGAAATCTCAATTTTATCAGCCCAAGAGCCCCACATTCTCCAATACCCCTGTGTTTTCCAAAACAGAGAGAGGTGTGGAACCAGGCCAAAGTAGTCCCTCCTTTCCTAAACGCGCCATGTTCTCTAATAGTGATTCAGGAGAGGAAGAAAAAGAGGCCAGTCCCACCGTTCCTAAAAGCCTGGTCTTTTTCAAGACTGATAGAGGAAAGGCAGAAGAAGAAGGGAGTCCAACTTCTCCTAAAAGCACCATGATCTCTAAGAGTGAAAGAGGACTAGAAGAGAAAGAGACCTTCTCCGGAAGTCCAGTCTTTTCCAGAACTGATCAGATAAGGGACCAGGGTCCACAGAGCTGTGTTGAACGTGTCTCTACAACAGGAGACTATGAGGGTGGAGACCGAGATGATGCTGTGAAGAGCGGGGATGCCTCCGAGTGCCTTCCACCACGCCCCAGAACAACCCTGTCCCTGAACAAGAGATTTGTGCCTATAAGGAAGACTGCTGGAGTTTCAGACAAAGCTGTTGACCAAGAGGAACGTGAGGGTGAATCCTCGCAGAGAACTGTAAACAGGATTAGCACGCCTGTAAAGTTGG CTACAGAAGAAGACCTTAATTCAGAGGAACTTACATTGGCTTTGGAGACTCATCCAATGCAGGAGTTAACCAGCAATATGGCGCTACGCTGGTCAGATGATGACGAAGAGGAAAATGGTCCTGAAAAG tcAGCTCACTCGCCCAGCCCAGTCTTCCCACAGGAGAATGACCTCCTTCAGCCAAGCAACCAGGGTCTCTCCCCAAACACCCACGACCACCGTTCCCCCCAACACAGACACAGCCCCTGCCTCGTCCCCAAGAAACGCACTCACAACTTCGAAGGCGCCGCGTGCGAGGAGGGGGAGAGCCAGTCCAAGTGCATCCAGAAGAAGTTCACCTTCAAGGGCATGTATGgagccccctctccctctcttctcagaCAGGCTGCCGGTAGAAGGAGCCAGGATGAGGCCAAAGCCGAAAGCACCTCTTCCCACCAGCCCCTGGCCTCctccagccccctctctccccccacagaCGGCCAGGGTGATGGGGGAGTGGTGTGCTACTATTGGGGTGTGCCTTTCTGTCCACGAGGGCAGGACCCAGACGCCTACACACAG GTGATCCTGTCCCAGCTGGAGGTGTATGAGAAGAGCCTGAAGGAGGCCCAGAGGGGTCTGCTGAAGAAGGCAGGCTGGGGGGAGCCAGTCCTCCCTGGGCCCCCAGAGAAACCCTTCTCCAGGAGGGGACGCCTCGAGAGACGCAGGGCCCCAAAACtcctggaagaggagagaggggggaaacgtCAGGAAGAGCTAGTGGAGGTGgtagaggatgatgatgatgaagaggagggagagaagagggcgaGACAGCGGTCACGGGGGGGGGTGGAagcgagagggaagagaggaagacaggagtggAAGGACTGCCAGGATCTGTTTGTGTCCTCTCCTGAACAAGAGGAA AAATCTCCCTACCCTGTATTTCATGCAGATACCAGTCAGCTAATTCTACTTAAACG GAGACTTGGCCTtagaagagaagaggaaagacTAGCAGAAAAACAACCACCTGACttactggaggagagggaggaagacgagAAGGAAGAACAGATGGATGATAaagagggtggagagaagagggaggaggaagaaaggATGGGGGAAGAAGTGGATGTCGGAGGCTTAGAAGTTCCAG AGACCCAACTCAGTGATGACAGCACTCGAGACCTCATGGTCATCAGCCCTGCACAG CCCCAGCCAGAGAGCCAGTCCCTGCCTCAGATCCAGACATTTCTTTCATCACCCCGTCCTCTGGAACAGCGTGAAGAGGGGATGTTGGTggttggagaggaggaggggcggAGGAGTAGCCCTGTGGGGATCCCTGCTGTAGGAAAGGATGTTCGGATGGAGGAGGATATCCCAGAGCCTTCCTTCCCTCGGAGCCCCAGCATGGACTGTCCCATGTGCATGCGTCTCTTCCCCCTGACGGAGATTGAGATGCACGCTGCCTACTGTGACGGTACCACCGGTATCATGGAGGAGGAAATGGCAGAGGAGAGCCACTCGCAGG GACTGATGTACATACAGTAA